The sequence CAAGAGGAATTAATAATTATGAGGGCCAAAGTAATTAAACAGCCCTAGTAAAGTAAAGGTTAATTGAACTACGAGGGTTGGTTACCTTGTCCATGCATTCAACTTAAGGAAAGAATATTTCTCAACCTTTGAACAAAACACAAGGAATACTTGTTCAAAACTCTGTCTTCCTAAATTTGCATGCATAAATACACCCATGTGTTAATGCACATTAATTCTCAATCCTCATAgccaaataaataagaaaatatgccAACCATGGAAAAGGAAATTGAAGTAGAAAGAAATTACATAGAATTGAGTTCAACGAGCACATGGTCTCAAAGCGGAGACGCCTATACTCTCCTCATCGACCTCCCAGgtactaaaaaataattcaaataatatatgtttggtttgaatctaacatattttaaaaaatttatatagattttcagAAAGAGCAAATACGCATTTCCATAGATGACCCTAGCAATACTTTAAGCATAACATGTGAGCGACCTATTCCCGGTGACCCATGGTGGCGTTTCACCGGAGATTTCCCTGTGCCGGAGGAGTGTGACATTAATGGAATGAAGGCTAACTATGAGAATGGAGTTCTTTGTTTGATCTTTccaaaagtcatccatgaagaagaagatgaaggtcAAGAAGATAGTGAAGTGGAGATCATGAAGAAGAGCAAGCATGAAGTTGGTAAGAAAGTTCAAGTTATTATGGGGATGAATAACAGCACTAGACAATTGATTTTAAATGTGTTTGCTGCTCTCTTAGTCTTGGTGGTGCTTTGGATGTCTCTAAGTCATAAGAtgaggaataataataatttggaaGTAGCTGAAGAGTAGGGTTTATGTGATGCCATGTTTCAAGGAtaactaaaagaaagaaaggaagaaattaagaaagaaagaaagaaagagataaatgagggaaaagataacatatatatcatgtataaatatgtatattgttgTGAAATGTTGAGATTATATTTgaagtattgagaaaaaaattcatattaataAAGTCTATGGTTTCAAGATCTTGCATATGTATTTAAGATTCTTGTCTTGATATGATTAGATAAATATGGAattaatatataagtaaaattttgttttagtgACAATGGGGCcctaatcaaaattattttttttaaaaattatttttatttaataataaattataggCCAAAGCCCTAATGATTACATTAAATTAATGCActtaatattatcataaatcaattaaacaagataaaatttatattttagaaaaaaaattaaaattacctattatgcagataaaataataaataaatacataaataacttaaatataaatttttaaaaaataataaattgtggCGGCCTCAAGAAATGATGGGGCCTTATGTTGAcggtaagaaaaaaatttatgtaatttaatattattgtaaatcaattaaataagataaattttatatatttttttaaaaatgattaataataTGGATTCgtggataataataataataataataataataataataataataataataaatgacaacttttaagtattaatttttaatttttttaaaaataataaattttgggcCCCATGATTTAGGCATAGGCCTAATTAGTGACTATGACTATGAAGTCTTGTGTagccactaaaaaaataataataaacatttattagtatcatgtaaaaaatattaaaaatagcttttatttatttatttatattgactATAAGAGGTCAAATTCAAATTGTAATTCAACTTTTTTAGAATTAAGTTATTCAACATTATAAGATAAACAAAATCATGCATTGTAGGATTTGAACCTATCTGCAACATCAGGTTTTAAAGAAATGTTTGTGTTTTCatactaaaaagaaataagttattataaaaataacaaaaatctaTCACAGAGATTACTctaaatattcatttatttcttttttttcttattaataaaatatttatgacaATACATACTATAATATACAAgatcaccatatatatatatatatatatttatataaaggaGTTGATCTTGAccatataatttaattacatggtgatcataattaattaagcaaATGAAAGTGCTCAGGTGAAGGTGAAGGCTCTTGAGTAACATTAATATTGGTGATGGCCGGAAGAACATCTATCACAAGCCTTTGTCCTAATAAGCAATGGTTACCATTATCTTTTCCACAGATGTAAAACTTATACCCCTCACTTAACAGTATGATGATTTCTTCACCGGAAGTCACTGGTGGCTCTGCCTCCGAAAACGCCTCGCAAGCTAAAAATTCCGCCGGAGTTACCTCTATTACATCATACTTGCCAACTTCGTACTTGAACACTGCATGCAATTAATATCATTTAATCTATTCATGCATCACGTTTGGCTTtgatatatacaaaaatattattcatGATGAACAACATAATATTATTCATATGATACATGCACTGCTTCTAGGAAAAACTTATCAAGCTAAAccaagataaatatatatata comes from Dioscorea cayenensis subsp. rotundata cultivar TDr96_F1 chromosome 15, TDr96_F1_v2_PseudoChromosome.rev07_lg8_w22 25.fasta, whole genome shotgun sequence and encodes:
- the LOC120278081 gene encoding blue copper protein 1a-like — protein: MDSKQMFATFVFIAMALLPTTIHAIEYIVGEDNGWTENFDYQAWTSDKEFRVGDILVFKYEVGKYDVIEVTPAEFLACEAFSEAEPPVTSGEEIIILLSEGYKFYICGKDNGNHCLLGQRLVIDVLPAITNINVTQEPSPSPEHFHLLN
- the LOC120278018 gene encoding inactive protein RESTRICTED TEV MOVEMENT 2-like encodes the protein MPTMEKEIEVERNYIELSSTSTWSQSGDAYTLLIDLPDFQKEQIRISIDDPSNTLSITCERPIPGDPWWRFTGDFPVPEECDINGMKANYENGVLCLIFPKVIHEEEDEGQEDSEVEIMKKSKHEVGKKVQVIMGMNNSTRQLILNVFAALLVLVVLWMSLSHKMRNNNNLEVAEE